Proteins found in one Clostridium butyricum genomic segment:
- a CDS encoding methyl-accepting chemotaxis protein yields MEEKIKKEKILDKIRKIIKKEKKDKHIHLNVKNKIVEKKIYNIIVNLFKLDKFLDNITIRNKIKKSFILVLIIANVSSILGVVLLLKTNYDYRYTLDKYGFVQGDIGKVGKEIEKTLYIIRDITGIEDDEELVIETARLDRRFEIIDQYMPRIEERCREEKEIEIYTQISENLNKYKSVVDNVIGLKKSGDSEEAAEIFKIKGSVLENKLSLDFEELMDIKVQNGEKVMGKLLVVQIVSIVLTILFIVIGIICALFISLYISNKIANPIKDIVDISKKIAEGDLNVSINVDSQDEIGELASTFEYMSKNLQNYISDLRRVLSSIDNGELNIETGYLYKGDFIEMKKSLDNILQALNGTFIDILEASNTVNTGAGQVSQTAQLLSNASMHQAESIEEILKSIHEISEQVTKNSDNTNTADKLAKVCVEKVENSNKQMSDMLCSMSEIAQFSKEIRTIIEDIDEIASQTDLLALNAAIEAARAGEAGRGFAVVADEVRDLANKSTLSAQKTAKLIQDTIKAIEDGMNMAKECAENLSEVVKNVNDTTEVIGEIAVSSENQSNSIHQITKEIEQITDVVQSNSATSEESAAASEELIAQAEILNEMLKRFKLKNK; encoded by the coding sequence ATGGAGGAGAAAATTAAAAAAGAAAAAATTTTAGATAAAATAAGAAAAATAATAAAAAAAGAAAAGAAAGATAAACATATACATCTTAATGTAAAAAATAAGATAGTAGAAAAGAAAATCTACAATATAATTGTGAACTTATTTAAACTGGATAAATTTTTAGATAATATAACAATTAGAAATAAAATTAAAAAATCATTCATTTTAGTTTTGATTATTGCCAATGTTTCCAGCATCCTTGGTGTAGTACTATTATTGAAAACAAACTATGATTATAGATATACATTGGACAAGTATGGCTTTGTTCAAGGAGACATTGGAAAGGTTGGAAAGGAAATAGAGAAAACTCTTTATATTATAAGAGATATTACTGGAATCGAAGATGATGAGGAACTTGTAATTGAAACAGCCAGGTTAGATAGAAGATTTGAAATAATAGATCAATATATGCCTAGGATTGAAGAACGATGTAGAGAAGAAAAGGAAATAGAGATTTATACACAAATATCAGAAAACTTAAATAAATATAAAAGCGTAGTAGATAATGTTATCGGTCTAAAAAAGAGTGGAGATTCAGAAGAAGCTGCAGAAATATTTAAAATAAAAGGAAGTGTTCTTGAAAACAAATTATCATTGGATTTTGAAGAGCTTATGGATATTAAGGTTCAAAATGGCGAAAAGGTAATGGGCAAATTGTTAGTAGTACAGATTGTCTCAATAGTATTAACAATATTATTTATTGTAATTGGTATTATATGTGCACTATTTATATCATTATATATTTCAAATAAGATAGCTAATCCCATAAAAGATATTGTTGATATATCAAAAAAAATAGCAGAAGGAGATTTAAATGTTTCTATTAATGTTGATTCACAGGATGAAATAGGAGAATTGGCATCAACATTTGAGTATATGAGTAAAAACCTTCAAAATTATATTTCGGATTTAAGAAGGGTACTAAGCAGCATTGATAACGGAGAATTGAATATTGAAACTGGTTATTTATATAAGGGTGACTTTATTGAAATGAAGAAATCACTAGATAATATATTACAAGCTTTAAATGGAACTTTTATAGATATACTAGAAGCATCAAATACTGTAAATACTGGAGCGGGACAAGTGTCTCAAACTGCGCAGCTTTTATCAAATGCATCAATGCATCAAGCTGAATCAATAGAAGAGATATTAAAGAGTATTCATGAAATAAGTGAGCAGGTTACTAAGAATTCAGATAATACAAATACTGCAGATAAATTAGCAAAGGTTTGTGTAGAAAAAGTAGAAAATAGTAACAAGCAGATGAGTGATATGCTATGTTCTATGTCTGAGATAGCACAATTCTCAAAAGAAATAAGAACAATTATAGAAGATATTGATGAAATTGCATCACAGACAGATCTTCTTGCATTGAATGCAGCAATTGAAGCTGCTAGAGCAGGTGAGGCTGGCAGAGGCTTTGCAGTAGTAGCAGATGAAGTAAGAGACCTGGCTAATAAGAGTACATTATCTGCACAAAAAACAGCTAAATTAATACAAGATACTATAAAGGCAATTGAAGATGGAATGAATATGGCAAAAGAATGTGCAGAAAATTTATCTGAAGTTGTTAAAAATGTTAATGATACAACAGAGGTTATCGGTGAGATAGCTGTTTCATCAGAAAATCAGTCTAATTCAATACATCAAATAACAAAAGAAATAGAACAGATAACAGATGTAGTTCAGTCAAATTCTGCAACTTCCGAGGAAAGTGCAGCAGCAAGTGAAGAGTTGATTGCACAGGCTGAAATATTAAACGAAATGTTAAAAAGATTCAAATTAAAAAATAAATAA
- a CDS encoding peptide deformylase: protein MVREIVKDNDKLTQKAVEATKKDLYIIDDMIDTAKANRDICVGLASNQIGENVRIIVALMGDEFIPLVNPKIITHSVATYEDEEACLSHEGTKKATRYSSIEVEYRDRNFKKRKNIFKGFVAQIIQHEMDHCEGILI from the coding sequence ATGGTAAGAGAAATAGTAAAAGACAATGATAAATTAACACAAAAAGCAGTAGAAGCGACAAAAAAGGATTTATATATTATTGATGATATGATAGATACTGCAAAGGCAAATAGAGATATATGTGTGGGACTTGCATCTAATCAGATTGGTGAGAATGTGCGTATTATTGTAGCCTTAATGGGAGATGAGTTTATTCCTTTAGTTAATCCAAAGATAATAACACATAGTGTAGCTACTTATGAAGATGAAGAAGCATGTTTATCACATGAAGGAACAAAGAAGGCAACACGATATTCTTCTATTGAAGTAGAATATCGTGACAGAAATTTTAAAAAGAGAAAGAATATTTTCAAAGGATTTGTTGCACAGATTATTCAACATGAAATGGATCACTGTGAAGGAATTTTAATTTAG
- a CDS encoding ABC transporter ATP-binding protein, whose protein sequence is MESIILELKDLKKNFGSKQVLKGVNLQVKRGEIIGYIGSNGAGKSTTIKIILGTVDGYEGEARIFGENIKDTKGEYKRKIGYVPEVSDLYESLTAKEYLNFIGELYDLDVENSTRKAKELMSQFGIENYLNTRISAFSKGMRQKLILISAIIHNPEILFLDEPLSGLDANSVMIVKELLEILAREGKTIFYSSHIMDVVEKISHRIVLLNDGKIVADGSFKELKENCNEGSLEEIFNDITGFNNHKEIAQEIARIIK, encoded by the coding sequence ATGGAAAGCATAATATTGGAATTAAAAGATTTAAAAAAGAATTTTGGATCAAAACAAGTATTAAAAGGTGTTAATTTACAAGTTAAGAGAGGAGAAATTATTGGATATATAGGATCTAATGGTGCAGGAAAAAGCACAACAATAAAAATTATCCTTGGTACAGTAGATGGATATGAAGGAGAGGCGAGAATTTTTGGAGAAAACATTAAAGATACAAAAGGTGAGTATAAAAGGAAAATAGGATATGTGCCAGAAGTATCAGATTTATATGAAAGTCTTACTGCAAAAGAATATTTGAATTTTATTGGAGAATTATACGATTTAGATGTAGAGAATTCAACGAGAAAAGCTAAAGAACTTATGAGTCAGTTTGGAATAGAAAATTACTTGAATACTAGAATTTCTGCTTTTTCAAAGGGAATGAGGCAGAAACTGATACTTATTTCTGCCATTATTCATAATCCAGAAATATTATTTTTAGATGAGCCGTTAAGTGGACTAGATGCTAATTCTGTTATGATTGTAAAAGAGCTTCTGGAAATTTTAGCAAGGGAAGGTAAGACTATCTTTTATTCATCACATATTATGGATGTTGTTGAAAAAATAAGTCACAGGATAGTTCTTCTCAATGATGGAAAAATAGTTGCTGATGGAAGCTTTAAAGAGCTTAAGGAAAATTGCAATGAAGGATCTCTAGAAGAAATATTTAACGATATAACAGGATTTAATAATCATAAAGAAATAGCACAAGAAATTGCAAGGATAATTAAATAG
- a CDS encoding phosphoribosylaminoimidazolecarboxamide formyltransferase, which produces MKELKLKYGCNPNQKPSKIFMKDGELPITIINGNPGYINLLDALNGWQLVKELKNTTGLPSAASFKHVSPSGVGVAIKLSEVLKKAYFIDDMDLSDIATAYLRARGADRMSSYGDFVALSHECDEQTAKFLSREVSDGIIAPSYSKAALDILKTKRKGKYLIIQIDENYIPKQMETKEVYGITFEQKRNDIKISEDLLTDLPTKNKNLPNNVKRDLIISLIVLKYTQSNSVCYVKDGQAIGIGAGQQSRIHCTRLAGNKADAWFLRQSPKVINLQFKQGLKRADRDNAIDIYISDDYMDILSEGVWEDIFTEKPNPFTKEEKRDWLKNLKDVSLGSDAFFPFGDNIERAKKSGVSYIAQPGGSIRDDNVIKICDKYNIAMAFTNVRLFHH; this is translated from the coding sequence ATGAAAGAATTAAAATTAAAGTATGGGTGTAATCCAAATCAAAAACCATCTAAAATATTTATGAAAGATGGTGAACTTCCTATAACAATAATCAATGGAAATCCTGGATATATTAATCTATTAGATGCATTAAATGGCTGGCAGCTTGTAAAAGAATTAAAGAATACTACTGGACTTCCATCAGCAGCTTCATTTAAGCATGTTAGTCCTTCAGGAGTTGGTGTAGCAATAAAATTAAGTGAAGTATTAAAAAAAGCATATTTTATTGATGATATGGATTTATCTGACATTGCAACTGCTTATTTAAGAGCAAGAGGTGCTGACAGAATGTCATCTTATGGAGATTTTGTAGCTTTATCGCATGAGTGTGATGAGCAGACCGCAAAATTTTTATCAAGGGAAGTTTCTGATGGAATAATAGCACCATCATATTCAAAGGCTGCATTAGACATACTAAAAACTAAGCGTAAAGGCAAATATTTAATAATACAAATAGATGAAAATTATATTCCAAAGCAAATGGAAACAAAAGAGGTTTATGGGATAACATTTGAACAAAAGCGAAATGATATTAAAATATCAGAAGATTTATTAACAGATTTACCTACTAAAAATAAAAATTTACCTAACAATGTAAAAAGAGACTTGATTATATCTTTAATAGTATTAAAATATACACAATCTAATTCTGTATGTTATGTAAAAGATGGACAGGCAATTGGTATTGGGGCAGGACAGCAGTCGAGAATTCATTGTACAAGACTTGCAGGTAATAAGGCTGATGCATGGTTTCTAAGACAAAGTCCTAAGGTTATAAATCTCCAATTTAAACAAGGATTAAAAAGAGCAGATAGAGATAATGCAATAGACATATATATTTCAGATGATTATATGGATATATTATCTGAAGGCGTGTGGGAAGATATATTTACTGAAAAACCAAATCCATTTACTAAGGAAGAAAAGAGAGACTGGTTAAAAAATTTGAAAGATGTATCCTTAGGATCAGATGCATTTTTCCCATTTGGAGATAATATAGAACGTGCAAAAAAGAGCGGAGTATCATATATAGCACAGCCCGGAGGCTCAATACGAGATGATAATGTAATAAAAATATGCGATAAATATAATATAGCTATGGCATTTACTAATGTACGTTTATTTCATCATTAA
- a CDS encoding GNAT family N-acetyltransferase has product MYSEYPIIRLRDRTDLNERASNWFHKKWGIPKKAYLSSIQESQNHCVNIPQWYIVLDKNEIIAGIGVIENDFHKRKDLYPNICAVYVEEEYRNYGIAKRMLDFVCNDVFHMGYDHVYLITDHTNFYEKCGWNFLCMVEENDGHMIRMYHFKCEH; this is encoded by the coding sequence ATGTATAGTGAATATCCAATTATACGATTAAGAGATAGGACAGATTTAAATGAAAGAGCATCTAATTGGTTTCATAAAAAATGGGGCATTCCAAAGAAAGCTTACTTAAGTAGTATACAAGAGAGTCAAAACCATTGTGTAAATATACCACAATGGTATATAGTATTGGATAAAAATGAAATTATTGCAGGAATAGGTGTTATAGAAAATGATTTTCATAAGCGTAAGGATTTATATCCTAATATTTGTGCTGTATATGTAGAAGAAGAATATAGAAATTATGGAATAGCAAAAAGAATGTTAGATTTTGTATGCAATGATGTATTTCATATGGGATATGACCATGTTTACCTAATAACTGATCATACTAATTTTTATGAGAAGTGTGGGTGGAACTTTCTTTGTATGGTAGAAGAAAATGATGGACATATGATCAGAATGTATCACTTTAAATGTGAACATTAA
- a CDS encoding carbon starvation CstA family protein produces the protein MISFFVSLALLVIGYCIYGKFVEKVFGPEFDKETPAISHPDGVDYVPMKTWRAFLVQLLNIAGLGPIFGALSGAIWGPSVYLWIVFGTILAGGVHDFLSGMLSVRNDGASISEIVGLYLGNIMKNVMRVFSVILLVMVGVVFMVGPAGLLAKLTPNFMNITFWTIVVLIYYFLATLLPIDKIIGRLYPIFGICLIVMAVGIAGATIYNSGTNPMMEITFENLHPKGSPIWPLMFITVACGAISGFHATQSPIISRCIQNEKNGRHVFYGAMVAEGIIALIWASAGIAFYKGTGGLFAANGGNSTTVYDMSMGLLGNVGGVLAIIGVIACPITSGDTAFRSARLTIADWFKIDQTKIPNRLYLAVPLLGIGYLISLVDYQVVWRYFSWSNQTLAMMVLWAGSVYLAKYAKLNKPISSLIAALPATFMSAVSCTYILYAEEGFHLSTSIAYPIGLIFAAVCLALFLFRTFIPALKARRA, from the coding sequence ATGATTAGTTTCTTCGTATCGTTAGCTTTATTAGTTATAGGATACTGCATTTATGGTAAATTTGTAGAAAAGGTTTTCGGACCTGAATTTGACAAAGAAACACCAGCAATATCCCATCCAGATGGTGTAGATTATGTTCCAATGAAAACATGGAGGGCATTCCTTGTACAGCTTCTTAATATAGCTGGACTCGGCCCTATATTTGGTGCTCTTTCAGGTGCTATATGGGGGCCTTCTGTATATTTATGGATTGTATTTGGTACAATTCTAGCTGGTGGTGTACATGATTTTCTAAGTGGAATGCTTTCAGTTAGAAATGATGGTGCAAGTATATCTGAAATCGTAGGACTTTACTTAGGTAATATAATGAAAAATGTAATGAGAGTATTCTCTGTAATTCTTCTTGTTATGGTTGGTGTTGTATTCATGGTTGGACCTGCTGGTCTACTTGCAAAACTCACACCTAACTTTATGAATATCACATTTTGGACAATCGTTGTTTTAATCTATTATTTTCTTGCTACATTATTACCAATAGATAAAATAATCGGTAGACTTTATCCTATCTTTGGAATATGTCTAATTGTTATGGCTGTAGGTATTGCTGGTGCAACTATTTATAATAGTGGAACAAATCCAATGATGGAAATCACTTTTGAAAATCTACATCCAAAAGGATCTCCTATCTGGCCATTAATGTTTATTACAGTGGCATGTGGTGCAATTTCTGGATTCCATGCTACACAATCACCTATTATTTCAAGATGTATTCAAAATGAAAAAAATGGAAGACATGTATTTTATGGTGCAATGGTTGCTGAAGGAATTATAGCTCTTATATGGGCTTCTGCTGGAATAGCATTTTATAAAGGAACTGGTGGATTATTTGCAGCAAATGGTGGTAATTCTACAACAGTATATGATATGTCAATGGGACTTCTAGGTAATGTTGGTGGTGTACTTGCTATAATTGGTGTAATTGCATGCCCTATCACTTCAGGAGATACTGCCTTCAGAAGTGCAAGGCTTACAATTGCAGATTGGTTTAAAATTGATCAAACTAAAATTCCTAACAGGCTTTATTTAGCTGTCCCACTTCTTGGAATTGGTTATTTAATATCACTTGTTGATTACCAGGTTGTATGGAGGTATTTTTCTTGGTCAAATCAGACATTAGCAATGATGGTACTTTGGGCTGGTTCTGTATATCTTGCTAAATATGCTAAGTTAAACAAGCCTATTTCCTCATTAATTGCAGCACTTCCTGCAACATTTATGTCTGCTGTAAGCTGCACTTATATACTATATGCTGAAGAAGGATTCCATCTATCAACATCAATAGCCTATCCAATAGGACTAATTTTTGCAGCAGTATGTCTAGCTTTATTCCTATTCCGTACATTTATTCCTGCACTTAAAGCAAGGAGAGCTTGA